AAGGTCGTAAAGTTATACTTCTTATAACAGTTATCTTCATTGGTTAATAAACTTGTTGTAATTAATAATAAATTTATTTTTTTATCGTAAAATGAACCATGATTCTCTTTTGAAATGGGAATACTATTAATATAGTAGATTGGAGGGAAGGAAATGAAATTAAAAATAATTATAAGCTGCTTAATAATCATTATAGGCATAAGCGGTTGTAGTCTAATTCCAGATAAGATTGTAAAAAGTGAAGAGGTTGTAAGGACAGTAGAGGTAAAAGAAGTAAAGAAAGAAATGAATGATATTATTTTAGATTATCTAGGAACTGTCATAGTCAATGATGAACGTATATTATTTACTGATGTTTCAGGAACAATAACCAGAGTTAATGTAGCAGCAGGACAAAAAGTTAATAAAGATGAAGAATTATTTATGATAGAAGAGAATGAAGATAATACCATAAGTATTAATTCAGATATAGATGGATATGTGAAAGAGGTATTTGGGAAGTCAAGAACCACAGTGCAAGAGGGAGATCCATTAATAAGTCTCAACGTCTATAATCATAGAGTATCTTTTGGTATAATCTCAAAAGATATTAAAAAAGTTGATGTTGGAACAAAAGTCAATATAACCATCAATGGTGTTGAAACATCAGGTAGAGTCTGTCAAATCAGTCCTTATCCAGATCAATCAAGTAAGACCTTCCCTGCTCAGATAGAGCTGGCAGGTACATACGATAAAGAGGATTATATTGTTG
The window above is part of the Vallitalea guaymasensis genome. Proteins encoded here:
- a CDS encoding efflux RND transporter periplasmic adaptor subunit, with the protein product MKLKIIISCLIIIIGISGCSLIPDKIVKSEEVVRTVEVKEVKKEMNDIILDYLGTVIVNDERILFTDVSGTITRVNVAAGQKVNKDEELFMIEENEDNTISINSDIDGYVKEVFGKSRTTVQEGDPLISLNVYNHRVSFGIISKDIKKVDVGTKVNITINGVETSGRVCQISPYPDQSSKTFPAQIELAGTYDKEDYIVGAVAEIDLIIGQEEGFYIDINNVLNEGDPFVYLMNDDNRAVKKNITIKGYSKNKILIEGLNEGDKLIISGTSNLKEGQKVKIPEEEVE